In Tenrec ecaudatus isolate mTenEca1 chromosome 4, mTenEca1.hap1, whole genome shotgun sequence, a single window of DNA contains:
- the LOC142445569 gene encoding calcium-binding protein 4-like, translated as MATEQERGLPGSDLVANPQELPGKVEAPRGGAQGPVMASRRSKKERGHRGSRKDTDGSGEQTPVQDPEAQGSKKMPPRSGQGQEELTPAAPRPAPRRQSQRHRPDPQHEAAQRTYGPLLNRIFGKDRELGPGELEELQAAFQEFDTDQDGYIGYRVLGACMRTLGYMPTEMELIQVSQHIKMRMGGRVDFEEFVELMAPKLREETAHMLGVRELLVAFREFDRDRDGRITVAELRQAAPALLGEPLEGPELDEMLRELDLNGDGTVDFDEFVRMLSTQ; from the exons ATGGCCACAGAGCAGGAGAGGGGTCTTCCAGGCTCAGACCTGGTGGCCAACCCCCAAGAGCTCCCTGGGAAGGTGGAGGCTCCCAGGGGTGGGGCTCAGGGGCCAGTCATGGCCAGCAGGAGGAGCAAGAAAGAGAGGGGTCACCGAGGGTCCCGGAAGGACACTGACGGCTCTGGAGAGCAGACCCCTGTCCAGGACCCTGAAGCACAGGGCAGCAAAAAGATGCCCCCTAGGtctgggcaggggcaggaggagcTAACCCCTGCAGCCCCCAGGCCAGCTCCCCGACGCCAGTCCCAGCGGCACCGTCCTGACCCCCAGCATGAAGCTGCCCAGAGGACATACGGGCCCCTCCTCAACCGAATCTTTGGGAAG GACCGAGAGCTGGGTCCTGGAGAACTGGAGG AGCTGCAGGCCGCCTTCCAGGAGTTCGACACGGACCAGGACGGCTACATCGGCTACCGGGTGCTGGGCGCTTGCATGCGGACGCTGGGCTACATGCCCACGGAGATGGAGCTGATCCAGGTCTCCCAGCACATCAAGATGCGGA TGGGGGGCCGCGTGGACTTTGAGGAGTTCGTGGAACTGATGGCCCCGAAACTGCGGGAGGAGACGGCGCACATGCTGGGGGTGCGCGAGCTGCTCGTCGCCTTccgagag TTCGACAGGGACAGGGACGGGCGGATCACGGTGGCCGAGCTGCGGCAGGCGGCGCCGGCTCTGCTCGGGGAGCCGCTGGAGGGCCCAGAGCTGGACGAGATGCTCCGCGAGCTGGACCTCAACGGAGACGGCACGGTAGACTTCGACG AGTTCGTGCGGATGCTCTCCACCCAGTGA
- the GPR152 gene encoding putative G-protein coupled receptor 152, translating to MEVAVGASLGATGRGGTHRELDDEDYYPQGGWDTVFLVALMLLGLPANGLMAWLAGSQARHGAGTRLALLLLSLALSDFLFLAAAVFQVLEIQQGGHWPLGTSTCRFYYFLWGVSYSSGLFLLAALSLDRCLLALCPRWYLERRPARLPLWVCSGVWVLATLFSVPWLIFPEAAVWWYDLVICLDFWDSEELPLRMLEILGGFLPFLLLLVCHVLTQAAACRPCCRQPRPPAPRGFARVAKTVLSAYVVLRLPYQLAQLLYLAFLWDIYPGYLLWEALVYSDYLILLNSCLSPFLCLLASADLRALLHAILSSFAASLCEVTPAQPQTQVDSEGQTLPAATAEDQPQLNPTAQPQANPTAQPQAKSTTQLQVNPMAQPQAKSTVQSQENPELQTPDPTASSAPGPGDNPTPGIPEVPTTSAAPEGESPCSAPLEENPSAGPT from the exons ATGGAGGTTGCCGTGGGAGCCAGCCTGGGCGCGACGGGCCGAGGAGGGACCCACAGGGAACTGGACGATGAGGACTACTACCCCCAGGGGGGCTGGGACACGGTCTTTCTGGTGGCCCTGATGCTCCTGGGGCTCCCGGCCAACGGGCTGATGGCCTGGCTGGCCGGCTCGCAGGCCCGACACGGAGCGGGCACGCGGCTGGCGCTGCTTCTGCTCAGCCTGGCGCTCTCTGACTTCCTGTTCCTGGCCGCGGCGGTCTTCCAGGTCCTGGAGATCCAGCAGGGAGGCCACTGGCCTCTGGGGACATCCACCTGTCGCTTCTACTACTTCCTCTGGGGTGTTTCCTACTCCTCCGGCCTCTTCCTGCTGGCCGCCCTCAGCCTGGACCGCTGCCTGCTGGCCCTGTGCCCGCGATGGTACCTGGAGCGCCGCCCCGCCCGCCTGCCTCTCTGGGTGTGCTCAGGCGTCTGGGTGCTGGCCACCCTCTTCAGTGTGCCCTGGCTCATCTTCCCCGAAGCTGCCGTCTGGTGGTATGACCTGGTCATCTGTCTGGACTTCTGGGACAGTGAGGAGCTTCCTTTGAGGATGCTGGAGATCCTGGGCGGGTTCCTGCCCTTCCTCCTACTGTTGGTCTGCCACGTGCTTACCCAGGCAGCCGCCTGCCGGCCCTGCTGCCGCCAGCCTCGCCCCCCGGCCCCCCGTGGCTTCGCCCGAGTGGCCAAGACTGTCCTGTCGGCCTATGTGGTCCTGCGGCTGCCCTACCAACTGGCCCAGCTGCTCTACCTGGCCTTCCTGTGGGACATCTACCCTGGCTACCTGCTCTGGGAGGCCCTGGTCTACTCCGACTACCTGATCCTACTCAACAGCTGCCTCAGCCCATTCCTCTGCCTGCTGGCCAGCGCCGACCTCCGCGCCCTGCTGCACGCCATCCTCTCCTCCTTCGCAGCCTCGCTCTGTGAGGTCACACCAGCCCAGCCGCAGACCCAGGTGGACTCTGAGGGCCAGACACTGCCAGCAGCCACGGCTGAAGACCAGCCACAGCTAAACCCCACAGCCCAGCCACAGGCAAATCCCACAGCCCAGCCACAGGCAAAATCCACA ACCCAGCTGCAAGTGAACCCCATGGCCCAGCCACAGGCAAAATCCACAGTCCAGTCACAGGAGAACCCCGAGCTCCAGACTCCTGACCCCACTGCCAGCTCAGCCCCAGGTCCTGGTGACAATCCCACCCCAGGGATCCCTGAAGTCCCTACCACATCTGCTGCCCCTGAGGGGGAAAGCCCTTGCAGTGCCCCGCTGGAGGAGAACCCCAGTGCAGGCCCCACATGA
- the PTPRCAP gene encoding protein tyrosine phosphatase receptor type C-associated protein, with amino-acid sequence MIEEEWNEVWYPPQVTALPLSLQALPCALGLGTLLALPGALGSGGSREDGVGSRSVTVVLLLLLLLLLVTGLALAWRRLSRDSGGYYHPAALWGRTRRLLWASPPGRWLRSRTEPGSLDADPEEQEEDERDSEDESALGGTGGEVEIEAEQQLCAEGSGPGQTPEQTKAAPGDDNSSEGDLGLSPQGPAGSGGSAQALLSDLHAFGGSAAWDDRTGEASGQGPITTLL; translated from the exons ATGATTGA AGAAGAGTGGAATGAGGTCTGGTACCCACCCCAAGTGACAGCCCTCCCCCTGTCTCTGCAGGCTCTGCCCTGTGCCCTGGGGCTCGGGACCCTGCTGGCCCTGCCAGGGGCCCTGGGCTCAGGTGGCAGCCGGGAGGACGGCGTGGGCTCCAGGTCTGTCACCGTCGTCCTGctactgctgttgctgctgctgctggtgactGGCCTGGCTCTGGCCTGGCGCCGCCTCAGCCGCGACTCAGGGGGCTACTACCACCCGGCGGCTCTGTGGGGCCGCACGCGCCGCCTGCTGTGGGCCAGCCCCCCAGGCCGTTGGCTTCGGTCCCGGACTGAGCCAGGATCGCTGGACGCTGACcccgaggagcaggaggaggacgaGAGAGACTCGGAGGATGAGTCTGCCTTGGGCGGCACCGGAGGGGAAGTGGAAATCGAGGCAGAACAGCAGCTGTGTGCAGAAGGGTCCGGCCCCGGACAGACCCCAGAGCAGACCAAGGCCGCCCCTGGTGACGACAACAGCAGCGAGGGGGACCTGGGCCTCAGTCCCCAGGGGCCAGCGGGCTCAGGGGGCAGTGCCCAGGCGTTGCTCAGCGACTTGCATGCCTTTGGCGGCAGTGCGGCATGGGACGACCGCACAGGGGAAGCCTCGGGCCAGGGCCCCATCACCACGTTGCTCTAG
- the TMEM134 gene encoding transmembrane protein 134: protein MSAARPQFSIDDAFELSLDDAGPGPEPSGVARFGPLHFERRGRFEVADEDKQSRLRYQNLENDEDGTQATPEPDRPVSTSSQWSFSTISTTTQRSYNACCSWIQHPLIQKNRRIVLASFLLLLLGLVLILVGVGLEVSPSAGVSSAIFFVPGFLLLVPGVYHVTFIYCAVKGHRGFHFFYLPYFEK from the exons ATGAGCGCCGCCCGGCCCCAGTTCAGCATCGATGACGCTTTCGAGCTGTCTCTGGACGACGCGGGCCCCGGGCCCGAGCCCAGCGGGGTCGCCCGCTTCGGGCCGCTGCACTTCGAGCGCCGGGGACGGTTCGAGGTGGCCGATGAGGACAAGCAGTCCCGGCTGCGCTACCAG AACCTGGAGAATGACGAGGATGGAACCCAGGCCACTCCGGAACCAGACAGGCCAGTCAGTACCAG CTCCCAGTGGTCTTTCAGCACTATCAGCACCACCACTCAGCGCTCCTACAACGCCTGCTGCAG TTGGATCCAACACCCTCTGATCCAGAAGAACCGCCGCATAGTGCTGGCCTCCTTCCTACTCTTGCTGCTGGGGCTGG TGCTGATCCTGGTCGGCGTGGGACTGGAGGTGTCCCCCTCTGCAG GTGTCTCCAGCGCCATCTTCTTTGTGCCGGGCTTCCTGTTGTTGGTCCCTGGAG TCTACCACGTGACCTTCATCTACTGCGCCGTCAAGGGCCACCGGGGCTTCCACTTCTTCTACCTGCCGTACTTTGAGAAGTGA
- the CORO1B gene encoding coronin-1B: protein MSFRKVVRQSKFRHVFGQPVKNDQCYEDIRVSRVTWDSTFCAVNPRFLAVIVEASGGGAFLVLPLGKMGRIDKAYPTVCGHTGPVLDIDWCPHNDEVIASGSEDCTVMVWQIPESGLTSPLTEPVVVLEGHTKRVGIVTWHPTARNVLLSAGCDNMVLIWNVGTAEELYRLDTQHPDLIYNVCWNHNGSLFCSACKDKSVRIIDPRRGTLVAEREKAHEGARPMRAVFLADGKVLTTGFSRMSERQLALWDPDNLEEPMALQELDSSNGTLLPFYDPDTSVVYVCGKGDSSIRYFEITNEAPYIHFLNTFTSKEPQRGMGSMPKRGLEVSKCEIARFYKLHERKCEPIVMTVPRKSDLFQDDLYPDTAGPEAALEAEEWVSGRDANPILISLREAYVPSKQRDLKVSRRNVLSDSRPSATPTPAATPALTTTSGSLAGAGEARKLEEVVQELRTLRTLVKEQNERISRLEEQLGRLENGDA, encoded by the exons ATGTCCTTCCGCAAAGTGGTTCGGCAGAGCAAGTTCCGGCACGTGTTCGGCCAGCCGGTGAAGAATGACCAGTGCTACGAAGACATTCGAGTGTCCCGTGTCACCTGGGACAGCACCTTCTGCGCTGTCAACCCCAGGTTCCTGGCAGTGATTGTGGAGGCCAGCGGCGGGGGCGCCTTCCTGGTGCTCCCCCTGGGCAAG ATGGGCCGCATTGACAAGGCCTACCCAACGGTGTGTGGGCATACAGGCCCCGTCCTGGACATTGACTGGTGTCCCCACAATGATGAGGTCATCGCCAGCGGCTCCGAGGACTGCACTGTGATG GTCTGGCAAATCCCAGAAAGCGGACTGACCTCCCCATTGACCGAGCCCGTGGTGGTGCTGGAGGGACACACCAAGCGAGTGGGCATCGTCACCTGGCATCCGACGGCCCGCAACGTGCTGCTCAGCGCAG GCTGCGACAACATGGTGCTTATCTGGAATGTGGGCACGGCTGAGGAGCTGTACCGCCTAGACACGCAGCACCCTGACCTCATCTACAACGTGTGCTGGAACCACAACGGTAGCCTCTTCTGCTCCGCCTGCAAGGACAAGAGCGTACGCATCATCGACCCCCGCAGGGGCACCCTGGTGGCG GAGCGGGAGAAGGCCCACGAGGGCGCCAGGCCCATGCGGGCTGTCTTCCTAGCCGATGGCAAGGTGCTCACCACAGGATTCAGCCGCATGAGCGAGCGGCAGCTGGCACTCTGGGACCCT GACAACCTGGAGGAGCCCATGGCTCTGCAAGAGCTAGATTCCAGCAACGGGACCCTGCTGCCCTTCTACGACCCAGATACCAGCGTGGTCTATGTCTGTGGCAAG GGTGACTCCAGCATCCGCTACTTTGAGATCACCAACGAGGCCCCCTACATCCACTTCCTGAACACCTTCACCAGCAAAGAGCCACAGAGGGGCATGGGCAGCATGCCCAAGAGGGGCTTGGAGGTCAGCAAGTGTGAGATTGCCCG gtTCTATAAGCTGCATGAGCGCAAGTGTGAGCCCATTGTCATGACTGTGCCAAGAAAG TCGGACCTTTTCCAGGATGACCTGTACCCTGACACAGCGGGGCCGGAGGCGGCCCTGGAAGCAGAGGAGTGGGTGAGCGGCCGAGATGCCAACCCCATCCTCATCTCCCTGCGGGAGGCCTACGTGCCCAGCAAGCAGCGGGACCTGAAGGTCAGCCGGCGGAATGTGCTGTCAGACAGCCGGCCCTCCGCCACTCCCACTCCTGCGGCCACCCCCGCCCTGACCACTACCAGCGGCAGCCTGGCCGGAGCAGGG GAAGCCAGGAAGCTAGAAGAGGTGGTGCAGGAGCTCCGGACTCTGCGGACACTGGTCAAGGAGCAGAACGAGCGAATCAGCCGGCTGGAGGAACAGCTCGGCCGCCTGGAGAATGGGGACGCCTAG